The following proteins are encoded in a genomic region of Natrinema sp. DC36:
- a CDS encoding DUF4129 domain-containing protein, translating to MGSGSRGSRQLLSVIALVCAIGGLVLAAGALPTLASDSPASGIFEGAADGQASGETTASSAAAAGSAASGSSGMSGLDSGLIASLADTPLLGGLLSNLLDGSAGTQPRPDVDDASMDALEGGDDGGMQSDGTSGETGSTDGSGETGSTNSSGETGSTDGSDGTDSTDDSSGTDSTDGGGETGSSSGGTDGGQSTTEGEAGGTDGQTSAARGEDGSDAGADESEADDGSGSDDSDGGDDSSLTDSVSDRAVTAGLVAIAALIVGYVFYTREDPIGTLLSIPGRLVSLALAGVVACSQALERALAALGGLRSIADLPGLVLAAITDAIRSARTRAREVGSSVSTSLFGGAEGATDTDAAVDTQTSARERIRRAFESVIDASPMYRTRVATATPGDVARSATDAGAPGEPVETITDSFRDVEYGDRDPNAYLERTTTAHDRLRDAMESADETDDGGSDSSGDPDE from the coding sequence ATGGGGAGTGGATCTCGCGGTAGCCGTCAGTTACTCTCGGTTATCGCGCTCGTCTGTGCGATCGGTGGACTGGTTCTGGCAGCGGGGGCGTTGCCCACCCTCGCGTCGGACTCGCCGGCGAGCGGCATTTTCGAGGGTGCGGCCGACGGGCAGGCGTCCGGTGAAACGACCGCGTCATCGGCGGCCGCTGCCGGCAGCGCTGCGTCCGGCTCGAGCGGGATGTCGGGACTGGATTCCGGTCTCATAGCCAGTCTCGCGGACACTCCGCTCCTCGGCGGTCTACTCAGCAATCTGCTGGATGGCTCCGCGGGGACCCAGCCTCGTCCCGATGTCGACGACGCCTCGATGGACGCTCTCGAGGGGGGCGATGACGGCGGGATGCAGTCGGACGGAACGTCCGGCGAGACGGGATCGACGGACGGTTCGGGTGAAACCGGCTCGACTAATAGTTCAGGCGAGACGGGATCGACTGACGGCTCGGATGGAACCGATTCGACTGACGACTCGAGCGGGACGGATTCGACCGACGGAGGCGGTGAAACCGGCTCGAGCAGCGGGGGGACGGACGGCGGTCAATCGACCACCGAGGGAGAAGCCGGCGGGACCGACGGACAGACGTCCGCCGCGCGAGGCGAGGACGGATCCGACGCCGGTGCTGACGAGAGCGAAGCGGACGACGGGAGTGGCTCGGACGACTCGGACGGCGGCGACGACTCGTCGCTGACGGACTCCGTCTCCGACCGCGCAGTGACGGCCGGCCTCGTGGCGATCGCCGCGCTGATCGTCGGCTACGTGTTCTACACGCGCGAGGATCCGATCGGCACGCTGCTTTCGATCCCGGGACGGCTCGTTTCGCTCGCGCTGGCGGGCGTCGTCGCCTGTTCACAGGCCCTCGAGCGGGCGCTGGCCGCGCTGGGCGGCCTTCGTTCGATCGCGGACCTGCCGGGGCTCGTTCTCGCGGCGATTACGGACGCGATCCGCTCGGCGCGGACGCGCGCCCGGGAGGTCGGCTCGTCGGTGTCGACGTCGCTGTTCGGTGGTGCTGAAGGGGCGACCGATACCGACGCGGCCGTCGACACACAGACCAGTGCTCGCGAACGCATTCGGCGGGCGTTCGAGAGTGTCATCGACGCGTCGCCGATGTATCGAACCCGCGTCGCGACCGCGACCCCTGGAGACGTCGCCCGGAGCGCGACCGACGCCGGGGCACCCGGGGAACCGGTCGAGACGATCACCGACTCGTTCCGCGACGTGGAGTACGGCGACCGCGATCCGAACGCCTACCTCGAGCGGACGACGACCGCACACGATCGGCTCCGCGACGCGATGGAATCGGCCGACGAAACCGATGATGGCGGGAGCGACTCGTCGGGTGACCCCGATGAGTAG